From a region of the Rhipicephalus microplus isolate Deutch F79 chromosome X, USDA_Rmic, whole genome shotgun sequence genome:
- the LOC142776849 gene encoding uncharacterized protein LOC142776849: MPTCCAVGCSSSIAKGDKLFVVPRGKNNEERRAVWLHRIGRKNFDCHRGRFCEKHFTMDQYEPALLAQTGIKKLKPNAVPSIFAHRPLPKERKPPRKRGNETVLLYPWMSQKRQWGGPRTLNQ; encoded by the exons ATGCCGACCTGCtgtgccgttggctgctccagcaGCATTGCAAAAGGCGACAAGCTTTTTGTGGTTCCACGAGGGAAAAATAATGAGGAGCGGAGAGCGGTATGGCTGCATCGCATCGGCAGGAAAAACTTCGATTGTCACCGAGGGAGGTTTTGCGAG AAACACTTCACGATGGATCAGTATGAGCCAGCACTTCTGGCACAAACTGGGATCAAGAAACTCAAGCCAAATGCGGTTCCTTCTATATTTGCGCATCGGCCTCTTCCGAAAGAGCGCAAGCCACCCCGCAAAAGGGGGAATGAAACGGTTTTG CTGTATCCTTGGATGAGCCAGAAACGTCAGTGGGGAGGGCCCCGGACGCTGAACCAGTGA